Proteins from one Malaya genurostris strain Urasoe2022 chromosome 2, Malgen_1.1, whole genome shotgun sequence genomic window:
- the LOC131427531 gene encoding UPF0235 protein C15orf40 homolog, with protein sequence MNRLHFFFRTIRLMSSKSKTPKASKKGAVKGSTIPGPLPALVQGPVYIESKSGNVLIKILAKPGSKTNGITDIGEEEIGIQIAAPPIDGEANTELVKYLAKLLELRKSDVSLDKGSKSRQKTIVLEKGCRTPDQVLDIFRREVNNS encoded by the exons ATGAATCGGTTACATTTTTTCTTTCGAACAATTAGACTCATGTCAAGTAAATCTAAAACCCCAAAGGCATCTAAAAAGGGTGCTGTGAAAGGCTCCACAATACCCGGTCCATTACCGGCATTGGTACAAGGACCAGTATATATTGAGTCGAAGTCCGGAAATGTGTTGATTAAGATTTTAGCTAAACCAGGATCCAAAACCAATGGAATTACTGATATTGGAGAGGAGGAGATTGGCATACAGATAG CTGCACCACCCATCGATGGAGAAGCCAACACCGAACTAGTAAAATATTTGGCTAAGCTGTTAGAGCTACGCAAAAGTGATGTAAGCTTGGATAAGGGTTCAAAATCTCGCCAGAAAACTATCGTCCTCGAAAAAGGCTGTCGGACTCCGGATCAGGTTTTGGACATTTTTCGAAGAGAAGTCAATAACTCATga